The DNA window ccaGGTTCCCTCACAATCGCCTGCGTGAGCAATGCCAGAATGCCATTGTACTCACCAAAGCGGTTattgccgtcgtcgtcgccttcACACTCGCCGCTGAGGCTCAAGTTGCGCATGGTGTAGAGGTTGTCGAACATTGTTCTGAATGGTTGAATGGAGAGATGATGAGCCCCAACCGTCTGAAATCGGTGCTTAAGTCTGCTTCGTCGGTAGTATCCTCATCGGCACTCAAGTTGTGTGCCAGATGATCCTCGCACCGCAGAACAACGGAATCGGCCGTCCCGCTCTCTCCTTGCCTCAATTTCGGCAGGCGATAACCGGTTAACAGGTGAGAAGTACTGTATCAAGTGACGACAAGAGGTTGTgccccgtcctcgctgaCTTACTCAGGTGGAACCTAACCCCTTCTGTAGTTTACGGAATAATAGGTGTGCGATTTGACAGTTCAGATGTAACGAGTCGCCCCTGCGTAGCACTAAAAGTAATGAGAGCGGCTGCTGCCGCCACATTGTACCGAGTCGCACGGCTCCACCTCTCGCAACCTCCGGCTCTCAGTACTTCCCACTGCATATGGCTCGTCACCGCGACGGCCTACTCGCCACACCTGTGACTTCCCACCCAGTATTGGGTGAGTGGTGGCCAGGCTCGTATCCGTCTGTAAAAGGAATTGAAGAATGGGGCCGCTTCAGAATGCGCAGGGTGAGCATTCGGAAAATTCTTCTGGTGCGCAACCAAGGGCCTTGGTAGTGTGCCGACGAGTACATTGATTGTGCAGGCAGATCTGGGGTGTATGGAATGACCGCATGTGGGCGCGGTACATTGTCACCGCTGGGTCGGAAAGAGCGAGTAGCGGTGGCGCGCATAGACCTTGATCCCGTTGTCAGAGGTGGTTTGGACTGGAATACAGTTCAGATCACACTGGAATACAGCTCAAATCACACTGGAATACAGTTCAGCCATGTCTTGATCAAGCCAGGCAGTCGGGTTCGGGTATTCCCCATGCATGTCGTATCAAACTACGCCCAATCCTGTCCTCCCGAGTCATACCCGTGCGCGCAGTAGGCACAGACCTTCCACCCGCCGTACCAGATAAACATGCAGTGTTCTGAGTCAGCGCAGCTATCGGAAGGCTCACGGCCCTTGTTCCGCCccgcgaggtcgccgcAGCAGATGACTTTGTGGCAGAGGACGTTCTCGCTGTCAGACATTGTATTTGAAAGATGAGGTGGGAATGTATGGTCGATAAAGATGTTGGACGGGCATGCAGAATGCCTCTTATGCCAACCCCGCCTCCATCAGACTCGTTGCTTGTGTTGTATACTCGCTTTTCCATGCGTTTCGCTCTTCTTCGCACGCCTTCCCCATACTTTGTATCGTTTCAGACTGGATCACATCACACTTTCGCTacaggaagaggaggagaatTCCTCCAGGAGGGGATCACGCACTGTCCTAGCGCACGCGGCCGCAGTAGATGCAGACAAAGAGGTCGCCGAACGTGTTGTACACGCAGTTGTCTGGGGTTAGTACGTACTGTACTGAGGAAGACTCACTGCCGGTGTTGTTGCCGGTGCTGTCGCCAGAGCAGGCCATGGTTGTGTGAATCTGGTTGGTGAATGGAGATAATAGGAGGTTGGTGGGGAAAGAGATAAGCAGTATAGGTTAAAATATGGTTGCCGAGGTGGCGGACTGTGGAAACAATGGACAACGTCACATCGGCCTTGGTCATCACTCCCCCAAAACCGTTAAACAACCCATGCGTGCGAAGTGAGATCGCTTCCGTTGTTCGCAACCCCACACCCTTGCATCCCCTGCAGCTGCTACTGCACTTGTTGAATTGCCGCTGTGCTGCTCCTCCGCATACTCCTCGCCATTCAGGATATTCGGAACATTGTGCCACTACTACACTGGGTCGCGACTTGAGCCCACACCCGTCCTGGCCCTCCGCGCAACCAGTATGATGAATAGATAGCTGAAACCTCACACATCTCCATACCTAATCATCGGCGTACATCCCCCCGCAAACGCCACAGACCCACACGTCCCCGTCCCAGGAGAGCTTGCACGGATCTGTCTCAGTGTTTTCAGAAACCACACTCACCGCCAAGattgacctcgtcctcgtcgccctcgcagATGGAAATGGCGTCCCCGTCTCCGCCGTAAGGATAGAGGTTGTCGTGATTCTTGGGGATGTGGTTGAGGCGGAGCAtggtgaggatgatgggAAAGGCGGGCGAGAAGTGCACGTGTATTAGTGCGCAAGGTCGGGGTCGAGAAGTGCAAGTGTATTAGTGCGCAAGGTTGGGGTCGACTCGATATTTTCAACTACAGATTCCCTTGGCTGGAGCGGTAGAGATGTGTGCTGGATGGAGCGGTAGAGATGTGTGCTGGGAAGAGGTGTGTAAAGATGTGAACTGGGTGCGGAGCAAATTCCATTGCATTTCACGCTGGCACAAGATGCGTCACTTGACTCGCGACGGACTCGCAGGATTCGCGCGGTTCACGTCGCCGGGGCAAGTTTGTATCGTTTGAGATGACTCGGGATCTCGTAACAAGCTTTGGTTGGGAGAGTGAGAGCGTGAGTGCCGCTTGTTGATTTGTGACATAGCCACTGCTGCGAGTCCTTTCCCACGGTGTGGCTGGTATTCAGCCGGGCCAGAGTGTCACCGACTTTCCGAGCCTGCGGTCAGCGGACTTGACCTGCAGCCCTCGGCCCGCAGACTGCCCTGTCACGTGACATCACCGAGTCACGTGATGCCATACAGTCCGCCACACTTCCGCGCACTGATCTATAGGACACGTCATTCCTCTGTATCATACGACACGTCGTTCCGTGGTCTGACATTTGCCTCCGCCTCGTGTTTGTATTTATCCCGCCACAGCCGTATTTGTATATGCATCCTTTCTCTCTAGGCCTAGGCTTACAACTGGTGGACGAGTCAGTCTTaccaacgccgccgccgccgccgctgaACGATCGCGAACGCCGACACCCGACGCTCCTCTACGCCGTCGCACGTCTTCGTGAGCACGTTCCATTCTCTTCTTCCTTCACTCTACGGGCGGATTAGCTCCCTCCCGCAGGTGACATCTTCCTTCACCCtttccttccttccttccttcccccaTCAACAAAGCCACCATTCCATCCCCACCGCCTCCGCGCCATCCCTCGGCTCCGCGCTACAATACGCGCAGCAGGGGAGCCGCACacaacgccgccgccgacgtcgccgccttctccgccgccgatgccgccgccgccttaATATTTCCCACGCCCCGTGCGTCAACTACGCCCCTGCCGGGAACCGAACCGATCGCCCCACCGATCGCGCCCGTCATCGACGTATCTGCTCCCCGATCGTCAGGCCGATCGACGCTCCTTCCCACACAGCCGCCCACACCACCTCCACGTCACTCGACATCTCTTCTCACTACACCGTCTCTCATCGACAACACCAGCAACATGTCGGAACGCGACATGACCCCAGGCGACTCCGCCCGTCAGCGTCTCGTCGATCCCGACCCGCATACTCccgccgacgagaacgTCCTTGTTCCTCGCTCGGAGCTTGACGACCTGAGGGCGCAGATCGCCGAGCTGAAGTCGCGCCGCGGTTCGAGAAACGGTTCCCGCCACCCTTCCTCGCGCCACGACTCCcgtccaccttcctctAGTCACGTTTCCCGTCCGCGTAGACCCGATATGGACGCCTGGCGACGtgaagacgaggagcgcgcccgccgccaccgtgaggagaacgagcgcgtcgccgagagCTGCCGCCAGTACGGCCGCACGGCCTCCCCTCGtcacccttccccccgCCAGGCCCCGTACCTCACGCCCCCTCTGACGCCGCCAACTGACGATCCCTACAAACCCCGTCACCGCTTCACGCTGAAGCCCGGCGACTTCCCGAAGTTCAGCGCCACTACCGACACGAACATCGACGACTGGATTACGACGGTCTCGATGATCCTCGACCAGACGGGCGTTGCCGACTTCGAAATTACGAGCCGTCTtcccctcgtcctcacgggcgcggcgtcgaaGTGGTTCATCGGTCTGTCGCCAGAGGAACGCCGTAACCTCCGCACCTGGTCACAGTGGTGTGACCGTCTTCGTACCGCCTTCCGCCCCGCCGATTacgaccttgtcctccGTGATCGCGCTCGTAACCGCGTGCTCCTGCCATCGGAGAACGTCTCGGATTACTTTTACGACAAAGTCCGTCTGCTACGCACGGCGTACCCGACCAACTCGGACCGCGAGCACGTCTATGACGTCCTTCTCGGTCTTCCTCAGCGCTTCCGCGCCCTTTGCCACATTGACACGGACGTGCCCATCGACCAGCTCCACCGTAACCTTGTCGAGTACGCCGTTCTACTTCCCCGTGGGTACACTAacggcgtcgcgccgcctgtCGCTGCTCACGCACGCACGTCGCATCACGTCGGCACAACCGTCGCCGCGACGAAACCTGCGCCCGCCTCCGGCGGCACGCCGGCGCTATCTGCGCCCCCTCCGGCACCACCGGGAGCTCCGAagccgcccgccgcccgtGCACCTCAACGCCCTTGTCGTTACTGCGGCGGATCTCACTGGGATCGTGAATGCCCGAACCCCAAGAAGGACGCCAACGTGAGCAGACCCGCCACTAACACGAACACGACGCCGCTCGGCCCTAGGCGCGaggccttcttctccgaCGTCGCTACCGACGGCACCGTCGTCATCACAACTGAGGCTAGCGTCAACGCCGCCACTCCAAACCAGCGGTACAAGTACACGCCCTGTTACACCGCCATCTCCGTCAGTAACAAGCCCCACCGCGCCATCATCGATCCAGGCTCGGGCATTTCAATGGTCGCGAAAGAGTACGTCACATTCCACATGCCGTCGACACCGCTGCAGCCGTGCTCGTCGTTCCCAGTTCGTGGCGTcggctcctcggcgacagtGTTCGGATTCGTCACCGTCCCTGTTACCTTCCCCGCCACCCCGCCATTCACAGTTAACGTCGATTTCTACGCCACGACCGACGCTCCCgccggcctccttctcggtAACGATTGTCTTgggcgcctcggcgccgtcgtcgatctAGGACGGAGCCAGCTCACCGTCCATGGCAACGTCTTCCCCCTCTCGTATCTGGCTCCTGCCGCCCGCGCGCCGTTCTCCGCCGAACACGCCCAGGCGATTCGCACCCGTGAGTCGTTCAACGTCAcggtcgaggaagacgtcgtcatccgcCCCGGACACCGCGCCAGGGTCGCCATGAAAACAAGTGAGCACGCTGATTCACCGTTCCTCATCACTCCCGTTCCCATGCACGGCAATGCCGGCCTTCCTTGCCAGACGCCGCATGCCGTCGCCGATTCCTCCTCGTTCaccggcgagctcgtcaaccttCACCACCAGCCCGTGCATATCCGCCCTGGTGACGCCGTCGGTACCGCCTCCCTCATTCacacgccgacctcgacgtgcgTCGTGGAGACGTCTTCCCCCTCCGACCCGGATCAGATCGACGTCAACCCAGATCTTACCGCCGAACAGCGtcacgccgtcgacgacatgctTCGCCACCGAATGCACGCGTTTTCCAGCAATAACTCCGTCGGCCGCACCAACGTCGTCGAGTTCAACGTGGATACCGGTGAGCACCTCCCGATCAGCCAACCTCCCTATCACGCGTCTCCGCGTCAGCGCGTCGCGATCGACGCCGCTATTgacggcctcctcgccgccggccacgcctctccctcccatTCGCCGTGGGCCTCGCCtgttctcgtcgtccaacAGCACGACAAGAAGCGCATGTGCGTGGACTACCGCCGGCTCAACAAGGTCACGAAGAGCGACCAGTATCCCCTCCCCCGTATCGACGACATTCTTTCTCAGTTCCAGGGCAAGATGTGGTTTTCAacgctcgacgccaaccGCGGGTACCACCAAGtgcccgtcgccgacgccgacaagAAGAAACTCGCCTTTCGCACCCACCGCGGCCTTTTTGAGCCCACCGTCATGCCGTTCGGCGCCAAGGGGGTGCCCGCCACCTTCCAACGGATGATGGACGTtatcctcgccgccggcaaGTGGCAGTGGTGCCTCGCCTACCTTGATGACGTTATCATCTATTCCAAGACGTTCGAGCAGCACGTCGACAACGTCGCCTGGACActcgacgccatcgccgccgccggtcTTACTCTTGGTGCCGGTAAGTCGCATCTTTTCTACCAGTCGCTCGATTGCCTAGGTCACACCGTCTCCGCACTTGGTATCGGCATCATCGGCCgcaacgtcgacgccatcctcaAACAGGAGCCGCCCAAGACGCTCGCGGCACTCGAATGCTTCAGCGGTCTCGCGGGCCATTACCGTCGTTTCATTGAAAAGTTTTCCCTCGTCGCACGCCCCATCCACGACAAAATCAACACGTCGCGGAAGACGAAGGCGtatgacctcgacgacgccactCTCACGGCCTTTCACGTCATCAAaaacctcgtcgccgaacGTCCCCTCCTTGCCCACCCCGACTATTCCCTTGGTTTCCGCGTCGAGTCCGACGCCTGCCGCGACGGCTTTGGCGCCATCCTCTCACAGAAGGGCGCCGATGGCATCGTACGTCCAATCGTGTTTCTATCCCGCGTCACCACCGCGCCGGAGAAAAACTATTCGGCGACGGAACTCGAATGCACGGCACTCACGTGGGCCCTTCGCCGCTTCCACCCGTACATTGACGGCGCCGAACTTGAGGCGATCACGGATCACG is part of the Cutaneotrichosporon cavernicola HIS019 DNA, chromosome: 7a genome and encodes:
- a CDS encoding uncharacterized protein (K02A2.6-like); translated protein: MSERDMTPGDSARQRLVDPDPHTPADENVLVPRSELDDLRAQIAELKSRRGSRNGSRHPSSRHDSRPPSSSHVSRPRRPDMDAWRREDEERARRHREENERVAESCRQYGRTASPRHPSPRQAPYLTPPLTPPTDDPYKPRHRFTLKPGDFPKFSATTDTNIDDWITTVSMILDQTGVADFEITSRLPLVLTGAASKWFIGLSPEERRNLRTWSQWCDRLRTAFRPADYDLVLRDRARNRVLLPSENVSDYFYDKVRLLRTAYPTNSDREHVYDVLLGLPQRFRALCHIDTDVPIDQLHRNLVEYAVLLPRGYTNGVAPPVAAHARTSHHVGTTVAATKPAPASGGTPALSAPPPAPPGAPKPPAARAPQRPCRYCGGSHWDRECPNPKKDANVSRPATNTNTTPLGPRREAFFSDVATDGTVVITTEASVNAATPNQRYKYTPCYTAISVSNKPHRAIIDPGSGISMVAKEYVTFHMPSTPLQPCSSFPVRGVGSSATVFGFVTVPVTFPATPPFTVNVDFYATTDAPAGLLLGNDCLGRLGAVVDLGRSQLTVHGNVFPLSYLAPAARAPFSAEHAQAIRTRESFNVTVEEDVVIRPGHRARVAMKTSEHADSPFLITPVPMHGNAGLPCQTPHAVADSSSFTGELVNLHHQPVHIRPGDAVGTASLIHTPTSTCVVETSSPSDPDQIDVNPDLTAEQRHAVDDMLRHRMHAFSSNNSVGRTNVVEFNVDTGEHLPISQPPYHASPRQRVAIDAAIDGLLAAGHASPSHSPWASPVLVVQQHDKKRMCVDYRRLNKVTKSDQYPLPRIDDILSQFQGKMWFSTLDANRGYHQVPVADADKKKLAFRTHRGLFEPTVMPFGAKGVPATFQRMMDVILAAGKWQWCLAYLDDVIIYSKTFEQHVDNVAWTLDAIAAAGLTLGAGKSHLFYQSLDCLGHTVSALGIGIIGRNVDAILKQEPPKTLAALECFSGLAGHYRRFIEKFSLVARPIHDKINTSRKTKAYDLDDATLTAFHVIKNLVAERPLLAHPDYSLGFRVESDACRDGFGAILSQKGADGIVRPIVFLSRVTTAPEKNYSATELECTALTWALRRFHPYIDGAELEAITDHAALQWLLDYTGPNQRLVRQSLALQPYRDKLTIRHRPGKNHAHVDQLSRAPLPITTSDFAVAMADEPVTSSPADSAAAFLAWAAPDDPSLIKAVKEATPQDAKLAKIIAECIAHAANNVATEPAAVPDATTPVATEPAAVPAATTPLPHPRLPFTTQDGLAFVHRPSLGAYALCIPTACDEIRDKILFDYHDTPVSGHRSADKTFLAIAPYYHWPGMRRFITKYVQTCDACQKHKPAIATTSPMQPLAIPTTRWHTVTMDFAVDLPVSNAFNAIMVVVDKFTKRCHLIPTLTTATAKDTAFLFLANIVRLHGIPVRIVSDRDPKFTSAFWKAIHAALGTKLLLSTAFHPQTDGQSERQVRTLKEALRHFVNARQNNWFYLLLLLEIAFNSSVHSSSNVTPFELDLGFHPRFLNHPASVAHDDKDASVFIDALNAATVDAVESLQHAQARQAGQYDARNVNRRQTEYKVGDQVLLRSSLFKPVFYQKSKSKQLAPTWFGPFTVTSVDGPTVITVDLPLNLNIHNRVNTMNARKYLARVKAHPSAVREVEQILGHRTSIRTNAFPDGKPQWLVRFKNAPTGAEQWLDHAELVYYGGDAIINPSSGEDALNPSAGAPAALGPQTALSRDITESRDAIQSATLPRTDL